In one Modestobacter sp. L9-4 genomic region, the following are encoded:
- a CDS encoding response regulator transcription factor yields MTGVRVLLVDDQAMIRSGIRGLLELAGDLVVVGEAADGRHAVSMARALRPDVVLMDLQMPGVDGIQAIRAIRADEAIAALPVLVLTTFDEDDNVLVALQTGANGFLAKSAGHEELVAAVRAVAAGESSLSAAATTAVVSHLARTAGRVAAREQPSVEEVRGLAELTAREREVVGLVVRGLSNDEIAGHLFLSTLTVKTHINRAMRKMQVSDRARLVVAAMRAGLLDGP; encoded by the coding sequence GTGACCGGGGTGCGGGTCCTGCTGGTCGACGACCAGGCCATGATCCGGTCCGGCATCCGCGGGCTGCTCGAGCTGGCCGGCGACCTCGTCGTCGTCGGGGAGGCCGCCGACGGCCGGCACGCGGTGAGCATGGCGCGGGCGCTGCGGCCCGACGTCGTGCTGATGGACCTCCAGATGCCCGGCGTCGACGGCATCCAGGCCATCCGGGCCATCCGCGCCGACGAGGCGATCGCGGCCCTGCCGGTGCTGGTGCTCACGACCTTCGACGAGGACGACAACGTCCTCGTCGCGCTGCAGACCGGCGCCAACGGCTTCCTGGCCAAGTCCGCCGGTCACGAGGAGCTGGTGGCGGCCGTCCGTGCGGTCGCGGCGGGGGAGTCCTCGCTGTCGGCCGCCGCGACCACCGCCGTCGTCAGCCACCTGGCCAGGACCGCCGGTCGCGTCGCCGCCCGGGAGCAGCCCTCGGTCGAGGAGGTGCGCGGCCTCGCGGAGCTCACCGCCCGGGAGCGGGAGGTGGTCGGGCTCGTGGTGCGCGGGCTGTCCAACGACGAGATCGCCGGCCACCTCTTCCTCTCCACCCTCACGGTCAAGACGCACATCAACCGGGCCATGCGGAAGATGCAGGTCTCCGACCGCGCACGGCTCGTGGTGGCGGCCATGCGCGCCGGTCTGCTCGACGGGCCCTGA
- a CDS encoding GtrA family protein, whose protein sequence is MSTCLLQRVEEPQRAPVEVGGGVTALLRREDGGGQFVRFVAVGGTSMLLYGVVLWLLQGLGTQPANLVGSLASTVLANELHRRLTFRAGAHVSPLAAQLQGGGMALAGVVLTAVVLAGAETAVGPAGPVTQLLLVTAVTGLVGIGRFVGLRWAFADRTPVTA, encoded by the coding sequence GTGAGCACCTGCCTGCTGCAGCGCGTCGAGGAACCGCAGCGCGCGCCGGTCGAGGTCGGCGGGGGAGTGACCGCGCTGCTCCGCCGCGAGGACGGGGGCGGCCAGTTCGTGCGCTTCGTGGCCGTCGGCGGCACCTCGATGCTGCTCTACGGGGTCGTGCTCTGGCTCCTGCAGGGCCTCGGCACGCAGCCGGCGAACCTGGTCGGGTCGCTGGCCTCGACCGTGCTGGCCAACGAGCTGCACCGGCGGCTCACCTTCCGCGCCGGGGCACACGTCAGCCCCCTCGCCGCGCAGCTGCAGGGCGGCGGCATGGCGCTGGCCGGGGTGGTCCTCACCGCGGTCGTCCTCGCCGGGGCCGAGACCGCCGTCGGACCGGCCGGCCCGGTCACCCAGCTGCTGCTGGTCACCGCCGTCACCGGCCTCGTCGGGATCGGTCGTTTCGTCGGGCTGCGATGGGCCTTCGCCGACCGCACCCCGGTGACCGCCTGA
- a CDS encoding TetR/AcrR family transcriptional regulator, translating to MGRWEPGATQRLVVAAVDLFTEQGYDATTVAQIAERAGVTRSTFFRHFSDKRELLVAGQETLSRLLADGITEAPADATPMAAVAAGLERASSEMGPANRELGPRIHAAVAASTELQERDALKSVGMAAAMTDALVARGVPDPTAHLAAELGVLAFKRGYAQWAATDRDDGTGLAQHALAALEELRAATASLG from the coding sequence ATGGGCCGATGGGAACCGGGGGCGACCCAGCGGCTCGTCGTCGCCGCCGTCGACCTGTTCACCGAGCAGGGCTACGACGCGACGACGGTGGCGCAGATCGCCGAGCGCGCCGGGGTCACCCGCAGCACGTTCTTCCGGCACTTCTCCGACAAGCGCGAGCTGCTGGTCGCCGGCCAGGAGACGCTGAGCCGGCTGCTCGCCGACGGCATCACCGAGGCGCCGGCCGACGCGACCCCGATGGCGGCGGTGGCCGCCGGCCTGGAACGGGCCTCCAGCGAGATGGGCCCGGCCAACCGCGAGCTCGGCCCGCGCATCCACGCCGCCGTGGCCGCCAGCACCGAGCTGCAGGAGCGGGACGCGCTCAAGAGCGTCGGCATGGCCGCGGCCATGACCGACGCCCTCGTCGCCCGGGGTGTGCCCGACCCGACCGCGCACCTCGCGGCCGAGCTCGGGGTGCTGGCGTTCAAGCGCGGCTACGCGCAGTGGGCGGCCACCGACCGGGACGACGGCACCGGGCTGGCCCAGCACGCACTGGCCGCCCTCGAGGAGCTGCGCGCCGCGACCGCCTCACTGGGCTGA
- a CDS encoding SDR family oxidoreductase produces MRVFVTGGTGTIGSAVVTELLANGHTVLGLARSDSSAAALQTAGAQVLRGSTADLDVLRAGAAQTEGVISLAFGRDYGSPDAVAASMAEESAAMAALGAELLGSDRPIVTVSGTPWIRGRPSTEQDPLPTEGPVAARAHSVNALLDLASRGVRSSAVRMPRTVHDHGTGGFAGLLTDMARTAGVSGYPGDGTQRWPAVHARDAAVLFRLALEKAPAGTAWHAVADEGDTVRDIATVIGRRLGLPVESRPVEDFGPFGPIFAMDQPASSAHTRAALGWQPTGPSLLADLENLQP; encoded by the coding sequence ATGCGCGTCTTCGTCACCGGCGGCACCGGCACCATCGGCTCCGCCGTCGTCACCGAGCTCCTGGCCAACGGCCACACCGTGCTCGGTCTCGCCCGTTCCGACAGTTCCGCGGCGGCCCTGCAGACCGCCGGTGCCCAGGTGCTCCGCGGGAGCACCGCCGACCTCGACGTCCTGCGTGCCGGGGCCGCGCAGACCGAGGGCGTGATCTCCCTGGCCTTCGGCCGCGACTACGGCAGCCCGGACGCGGTGGCGGCGAGCATGGCGGAGGAGAGCGCCGCGATGGCCGCGCTGGGGGCGGAGCTGCTGGGCAGCGACCGGCCGATCGTCACCGTCTCCGGCACGCCCTGGATCCGGGGCCGGCCGTCCACCGAGCAGGACCCGCTGCCGACCGAGGGCCCGGTCGCCGCGCGGGCGCACTCGGTGAACGCGCTGCTGGACCTGGCCTCCCGCGGGGTCCGCAGCTCCGCCGTGCGCATGCCGCGCACCGTCCACGACCACGGCACGGGCGGGTTCGCCGGCCTGCTCACCGACATGGCCCGCACTGCGGGGGTGTCCGGCTACCCCGGCGACGGCACCCAGCGCTGGCCGGCGGTGCACGCGCGCGACGCCGCCGTCCTGTTCCGGCTTGCGCTGGAGAAGGCGCCGGCCGGGACCGCCTGGCACGCGGTCGCCGACGAGGGCGACACCGTCCGTGACATCGCGACCGTCATCGGGCGGCGGCTGGGCCTGCCGGTCGAGTCCCGGCCGGTCGAGGACTTCGGCCCGTTCGGACCGATCTTCGCGATGGACCAGCCGGCGTCCAGTGCCCACACCCGTGCGGCGCTGGGCTGGCAGCCGACGGGCCCGAGCCTGCTCGCCGACCTGGAGAACCTGCAGCCCTGA
- a CDS encoding response regulator transcription factor, with product MSTPLVSASRSVTRVLILADAPVLRRGLIGMVNETAGLQAVGTPGEPRRALTLAETAHPDAVIVELGTGRAATLNACRDLRRRFPQIAIVALATSEDPGVVNEALAAGVRGYLLMNTSPTLLGWAVLAARAGRTVVDPQIRRGEGTAEPVSRELTLEVPLTRRESDVLDELIQGQSNRVIGKNLFISEDTVKSHVKAILRKLGARDRAHAVSLVLSARNPGACTCGVHALTGSPAPAPTPAEA from the coding sequence GTGTCCACCCCCCTGGTCAGCGCCAGCCGCAGCGTCACCCGCGTGCTCATCCTCGCCGACGCGCCGGTCCTGCGCCGTGGCCTGATCGGCATGGTCAACGAGACTGCCGGTCTGCAGGCGGTGGGCACCCCCGGGGAGCCCCGCCGGGCGCTGACGCTGGCCGAGACCGCCCACCCCGACGCCGTGATCGTCGAGCTGGGCACCGGCCGGGCCGCCACCCTCAACGCCTGCCGTGACCTGCGCCGCCGCTTCCCCCAGATCGCCATCGTGGCCCTGGCCACCTCCGAGGACCCGGGTGTCGTCAACGAGGCACTCGCCGCCGGTGTGCGCGGCTACCTGCTCATGAACACCTCCCCGACCCTGCTGGGCTGGGCCGTGCTGGCCGCCCGCGCCGGGCGCACCGTCGTCGACCCGCAGATCCGCCGCGGCGAGGGCACCGCCGAGCCGGTCTCCCGCGAGCTCACCCTCGAGGTGCCGCTGACCCGCCGCGAGTCCGACGTCCTCGACGAGCTCATCCAGGGCCAGTCCAACCGGGTGATCGGCAAGAACCTCTTCATCTCCGAGGACACCGTCAAGTCCCACGTCAAGGCCATCCTGCGCAAGCTGGGTGCCCGCGACCGGGCGCACGCGGTCTCCCTGGTGCTCTCGGCCCGCAACCCCGGTGCCTGCACCTGCGGCGTCCACGCCCTCACCGGCAGCCCCGCCCCGGCCCCCACCCCGGCCGAGGCCTGA
- a CDS encoding sulfotransferase: MPAPDGAPQRLFVVGCPRSGTTLLQSFLAAHGGVHSFPETHFFYRLPASAAAPVGPDLVGDLPQVAGFLGRPDTAWPPQPTVGAAVDTFLATADAVTAAAGARAWVEKTPANLYAIDLVEALVPGARFVHILRDGADVVTSLCANAAGWGSSYDVDQALDLWAECVAISEAHRGRPGHHLVGYADLAQRPEATLRAVCAAVGLDYDPAMVAGRAEAARSLIKDFEHWKRPNTGPLEYAPRARFTQAFDAATRARIEARVAAVAPPEAATR, encoded by the coding sequence GTGCCTGCTCCCGACGGTGCCCCGCAGCGGCTGTTCGTCGTCGGCTGCCCCCGGTCGGGGACGACCCTGTTGCAGTCCTTCCTGGCTGCGCACGGCGGCGTCCACTCCTTCCCGGAGACGCACTTCTTCTACCGGCTGCCCGCCTCTGCGGCCGCCCCGGTGGGCCCCGACCTGGTCGGTGACCTGCCGCAGGTCGCCGGCTTCCTCGGCCGCCCGGACACCGCCTGGCCGCCGCAGCCCACCGTCGGCGCCGCCGTGGACACGTTCCTGGCCACCGCCGACGCCGTGACCGCCGCCGCGGGCGCCCGCGCCTGGGTGGAGAAGACCCCGGCCAACCTCTACGCCATCGACCTCGTCGAGGCCCTCGTGCCCGGCGCCCGGTTCGTGCACATCCTGCGGGACGGCGCAGACGTGGTCACCAGCCTCTGCGCCAACGCCGCCGGCTGGGGGAGCAGCTACGACGTCGACCAGGCGCTGGACCTGTGGGCCGAGTGCGTCGCGATCAGCGAGGCCCATCGCGGCCGCCCGGGCCACCACCTCGTCGGGTACGCCGACCTCGCCCAGCGCCCCGAGGCCACCCTGCGGGCGGTGTGCGCCGCGGTCGGGCTCGACTACGACCCGGCGATGGTGGCCGGCCGGGCCGAGGCCGCCCGCAGCCTGATCAAGGACTTCGAGCACTGGAAGCGGCCCAACACCGGTCCGCTGGAGTACGCACCGCGGGCCCGCTTCACCCAGGCGTTCGACGCCGCGACCCGCGCCCGCATCGAGGCGCGGGTGGCCGCGGTCGCCCCGCCGGAGGCCGCCACCCGCTGA
- a CDS encoding serpin family protein — protein MAGSARTVLLAAVLAALAGCGAAGPDVAVLRGAVVPVVAGDLDAADVAAAQTAFGVDLLHTLCAADPGGNVLLSPTSAAEALGLLYPAAAGETATAMGGLLHLPGWSPDLVAATREHTAALDGLRTEADPDDDDAPDSLQLSNRLFTAPGLRPDPGYLDDLATAFDADVRELDFAADPQGATDRINATVAEDTRGVIEELFTDPLSGGTGAVLTNAVHLRARWAQPFTVTAPAPFAAPHGEVTVDLMGGGTGTAGTADGWEAVELPYRDGTLAAVAVLPPEGTDPCAVEAATLTALAAATGEPVDVALPRLGMDVDLDLLPPLLELGLPVGGWPALGAGLEIDEVAQAAYLRVDEEGTEAAAATGVGLAVSGRAPQRLVTFDRPFLLLLTDTATRSPLFLTVVDDPSA, from the coding sequence GTGGCCGGGTCCGCGCGCACCGTCCTGCTGGCCGCCGTGCTCGCCGCACTGGCCGGCTGCGGAGCGGCCGGGCCCGACGTGGCGGTGCTCCGCGGGGCCGTCGTCCCCGTGGTGGCCGGTGACCTCGACGCGGCCGACGTGGCCGCCGCGCAGACGGCGTTCGGCGTCGACCTGCTGCACACGCTGTGCGCGGCCGACCCGGGCGGGAACGTCCTGCTGTCGCCGACGTCGGCCGCCGAGGCCCTCGGCCTGCTCTACCCGGCCGCGGCGGGGGAGACCGCGACGGCGATGGGCGGCCTGCTGCACCTGCCGGGCTGGTCACCGGACCTGGTCGCGGCCACCCGCGAGCACACCGCGGCCCTCGACGGGCTGCGCACCGAGGCCGACCCGGACGACGACGACGCCCCGGACTCCCTGCAGCTGAGCAACCGGCTGTTCACCGCGCCGGGTCTGCGGCCCGACCCCGGCTACCTCGACGACCTGGCCACCGCCTTCGACGCCGACGTCCGGGAGCTGGACTTCGCCGCCGACCCGCAGGGCGCCACCGACCGGATCAACGCGACCGTCGCCGAGGACACCCGGGGCGTGATCGAGGAGCTCTTCACCGACCCGCTGTCCGGGGGCACCGGCGCGGTGCTGACCAACGCCGTGCACCTGCGGGCGCGCTGGGCGCAGCCGTTCACCGTGACCGCGCCGGCTCCCTTCGCCGCACCGCACGGGGAGGTCACCGTCGACCTGATGGGCGGCGGCACGGGCACGGCCGGCACCGCGGACGGCTGGGAGGCCGTCGAACTGCCCTACCGCGACGGCACCCTGGCCGCCGTCGCCGTCCTGCCGCCGGAGGGGACCGACCCCTGTGCGGTCGAGGCGGCCACCCTGACCGCGCTGGCGGCCGCGACCGGCGAGCCCGTCGACGTCGCGCTGCCCCGGCTGGGGATGGACGTCGACCTGGACCTGCTCCCGCCGCTGCTCGAGCTGGGCCTGCCCGTGGGGGGCTGGCCCGCGCTCGGCGCGGGGCTGGAGATCGACGAGGTGGCGCAGGCGGCGTACCTGCGGGTCGACGAGGAGGGCACCGAGGCGGCCGCGGCCACCGGGGTGGGGCTGGCGGTGTCGGGGCGGGCGCCGCAGCGGCTGGTGACCTTCGACCGACCGTTCCTGCTCCTGCTGACCGACACCGCGACCCGCTCGCCGCTGTTCCTCACCGTCGTGGACGACCCCTCCGCCTGA
- a CDS encoding FIST signal transduction protein: MSALLHGTGSSDVAGSGEAGRAAAAAALVGLAGAEPALVVVYASVRYDLTELLAGVAAVTGDAPVVGATSTGHFVGRELSAPGTGVVVLALAGGGYRFGVAAAHGMSTRPGEVGAEVVRAARAASGEHDLPHAALLLLADGLVGGQQDVIGGAHRVAGARVPIVGGVAGDDWRLSSTSVFLGGEVLNDAVVGVWIASPRPLRVVSAHGWTPVGPPQLVTRAEGTVVHEIGGRPASEVYAGAIDVQEAARRGISHGEAVEESSYALGVIEPDGSHLVRAIYVAPGGELNSFEPVATFSAVQLMSADRPALLRVVDDVARAALTTGEETVLLTFDCAARQTILGETIGEEVERLQAAAGQATCFGLYTYGEFARSRGAGGVHNATLTALAL; the protein is encoded by the coding sequence ATGAGCGCACTGCTGCACGGCACGGGGTCCAGCGACGTCGCGGGGTCCGGCGAGGCGGGCCGGGCCGCGGCCGCCGCCGCGCTGGTCGGCCTGGCCGGTGCCGAGCCCGCGCTCGTCGTCGTCTACGCCTCGGTGCGCTACGACCTGACCGAGCTGCTCGCCGGGGTCGCCGCGGTGACCGGCGACGCCCCCGTGGTCGGGGCCACCAGCACCGGGCACTTCGTGGGTCGCGAGCTGAGCGCACCGGGCACCGGCGTCGTCGTCCTGGCGCTGGCCGGGGGCGGGTACCGCTTCGGCGTGGCCGCGGCGCACGGCATGAGCACCCGCCCCGGCGAGGTCGGTGCCGAGGTCGTCCGCGCCGCGCGCGCCGCCTCCGGGGAGCACGACCTGCCGCACGCCGCCCTGCTGCTGCTGGCCGACGGGCTCGTCGGCGGCCAGCAGGACGTCATCGGCGGGGCCCACCGGGTCGCCGGTGCCCGCGTGCCGATCGTCGGCGGCGTGGCCGGCGACGACTGGCGGCTGTCGAGCACCAGCGTCTTCCTCGGTGGCGAGGTGCTCAACGACGCCGTCGTCGGCGTGTGGATCGCCTCCCCGCGCCCGCTCCGGGTGGTGAGCGCGCACGGCTGGACCCCGGTCGGGCCGCCGCAGCTGGTCACCCGCGCCGAGGGCACGGTGGTCCACGAGATCGGTGGCCGGCCCGCGTCCGAGGTGTACGCCGGGGCCATCGACGTGCAGGAGGCCGCCCGCCGCGGCATCAGCCACGGTGAGGCCGTCGAGGAGAGCTCCTACGCCCTCGGCGTGATCGAGCCCGACGGCTCGCACCTCGTGCGGGCCATCTACGTCGCCCCCGGCGGGGAGCTCAACAGCTTCGAGCCGGTCGCCACCTTCTCCGCCGTGCAGCTGATGAGCGCCGACCGTCCCGCGCTGCTGCGGGTCGTCGACGACGTGGCCCGCGCCGCCCTGACCACCGGGGAGGAGACGGTGCTGCTGACCTTCGACTGCGCCGCCCGGCAGACCATCCTCGGGGAGACGATCGGCGAGGAGGTCGAGCGGCTGCAGGCCGCCGCGGGTCAGGCGACCTGCTTCGGCCTCTACACCTACGGCGAGTTCGCCCGGTCCCGCGGAGCAGGGGGCGTCCACAACGCCACCCTCACCGCGCTGGCGCTGTGA
- a CDS encoding bifunctional diguanylate cyclase/phosphodiesterase, protein MTTGPSWAVGTAGDVPAEDLRVLLADARSSARDAYRTTAGLIRLLEVIGQGGTADELAARALEAVSEVFSADLVLWVRTWGAEVDVVAACGFGDVDEPRLPRLPADADVFTSRVPRVWTRPPELAAPVVAGVAVGSVVHVPVDPADPHQGALVLLMATDATFDPTDLPMLRSVAQRLRSSMEDAERRGTVERLATAGPRLARHLESGPLFTEAVRTLGAVTGAAWTSVVTVDGDQALLGTTGPWPQEDVGRWPRPIAALRSWPAALRGEVHSTHDLATGPDAMPDDLRGDVRSLLCAPVHVDGRPVALLYAMHPRPAAFSSAALDAAALLAGYVAAALVNGRLYDALSASEAELRRQATHDSLTGLANRALVRRQLETELAADRPGPVGVLFCDLDEFKAVNDRLGHEAGDDLLCQVADRLRACLRPGDLLARLGGDEFVVVLPEVEGRPTVTGVGERVLAALHRPFDLGAETVRIGASIGGVLGARGTVSVTDLLRDADAAMYEAKRGGRGRVQVFDALAAQQSVARLSLRQEVQGALHREELAVHYQPIVDLPTGRVVGLEALLRWRHPVHGDVPPDVFVPLAEETGAIGAIGDWVVAQACHELAAWRRLPGCADLTVSVNLSAVQLDDGDLVARVLTVLAREQLHPRHLRLEVTENLEKTPGQLALLDTFGRAGISLVVDDFGVSYSNLAHLKDLPVDALKIDRSFVAGLGDDACERRQGIGVGIVRAVLALSEAAGLDVVAEGVETEAQRAVLLSLGCRSAQGYLFSRPVLAQEVTALLLAGSLLPA, encoded by the coding sequence GTGACCACCGGCCCGTCCTGGGCGGTCGGCACCGCCGGCGACGTGCCGGCCGAGGACCTGCGGGTCCTGCTGGCCGACGCGCGTTCCTCGGCCCGGGACGCCTACCGCACCACTGCCGGGCTCATCCGGCTGCTCGAGGTGATCGGCCAGGGCGGCACCGCCGACGAGCTGGCCGCCCGCGCGCTGGAGGCCGTCTCCGAGGTGTTCTCCGCCGACCTCGTGCTCTGGGTGCGCACCTGGGGCGCGGAGGTCGACGTCGTCGCCGCCTGCGGCTTCGGCGACGTCGACGAGCCCCGGCTGCCCCGGCTCCCCGCGGACGCCGACGTGTTCACCAGCCGGGTGCCGCGGGTCTGGACCCGCCCGCCCGAGCTCGCGGCGCCGGTGGTCGCCGGGGTCGCGGTGGGCTCGGTCGTGCACGTGCCGGTCGACCCGGCGGACCCGCACCAGGGTGCGCTCGTGCTGCTGATGGCCACCGACGCCACCTTCGACCCCACCGACCTGCCGATGCTGCGGTCGGTCGCCCAGCGGCTGCGCTCCTCCATGGAGGACGCCGAGCGCCGGGGCACCGTGGAGCGGCTGGCCACCGCCGGCCCCCGGCTGGCCCGCCACCTGGAGAGCGGGCCGCTGTTCACCGAGGCCGTGCGCACCCTGGGCGCGGTCACCGGTGCCGCGTGGACCAGCGTGGTCACCGTGGACGGCGACCAGGCCCTGCTCGGGACCACCGGGCCCTGGCCGCAGGAGGACGTCGGACGCTGGCCCCGACCGATCGCGGCGCTGCGGTCGTGGCCGGCCGCCCTGCGCGGCGAGGTCCACAGCACCCACGACCTGGCCACCGGCCCCGACGCGATGCCCGACGACCTGCGCGGGGACGTGCGGTCGCTGCTGTGCGCCCCGGTGCACGTCGACGGCCGTCCCGTGGCCCTGCTCTACGCCATGCACCCGCGCCCGGCCGCCTTCTCCTCTGCCGCGCTCGACGCCGCCGCCCTGCTCGCCGGCTACGTCGCCGCTGCGCTGGTCAACGGCCGGCTCTACGACGCCCTGTCGGCCAGCGAGGCCGAGCTGCGGCGCCAGGCCACCCACGACTCCCTCACCGGGCTGGCCAACCGGGCGCTGGTCCGCCGGCAGCTGGAGACCGAGCTCGCCGCCGACCGCCCCGGCCCGGTCGGCGTGCTGTTCTGCGACCTCGACGAGTTCAAGGCCGTCAACGACCGGCTCGGTCACGAGGCCGGCGACGACCTGCTGTGCCAGGTCGCCGACCGGCTGCGGGCGTGCCTGCGCCCCGGTGACCTGCTCGCCCGGCTCGGCGGCGACGAGTTCGTCGTCGTGCTGCCCGAGGTCGAGGGCCGGCCCACGGTCACCGGCGTCGGCGAGCGGGTCCTGGCCGCGCTGCACCGCCCCTTCGACCTGGGCGCGGAGACCGTGCGGATCGGCGCCAGCATCGGTGGCGTGCTCGGCGCCCGCGGCACCGTCTCGGTCACCGACCTGCTGCGTGACGCCGACGCGGCGATGTACGAGGCCAAGCGTGGCGGCCGTGGCCGGGTGCAGGTGTTCGACGCCCTGGCCGCCCAGCAGTCGGTCGCCCGGCTCTCGCTGCGCCAGGAGGTGCAGGGCGCACTGCACCGCGAGGAGCTGGCCGTGCACTACCAGCCGATCGTCGACCTGCCGACCGGGCGCGTGGTCGGCCTGGAGGCGCTGCTGCGCTGGCGGCACCCGGTCCACGGCGACGTCCCGCCCGACGTGTTCGTCCCGCTGGCCGAGGAGACCGGCGCGATCGGCGCGATCGGCGACTGGGTGGTGGCGCAGGCCTGCCACGAGCTCGCCGCCTGGCGCCGGCTGCCCGGGTGCGCGGACCTGACCGTGTCGGTCAACCTCTCCGCGGTCCAGCTCGACGACGGTGACCTGGTGGCCCGGGTGCTCACCGTGCTGGCCCGCGAGCAGCTGCACCCCCGCCACCTACGGCTGGAGGTCACCGAGAACCTGGAGAAGACGCCCGGCCAGCTGGCCCTGCTGGACACCTTCGGCCGCGCCGGCATCAGCCTGGTCGTCGACGACTTCGGCGTCTCCTACTCCAACCTCGCCCACCTCAAGGACCTCCCGGTCGACGCGCTGAAGATCGACCGCTCCTTCGTCGCCGGGCTCGGGGACGACGCCTGCGAGCGCCGCCAGGGCATCGGCGTCGGCATCGTGCGGGCGGTCCTGGCGCTCTCGGAGGCCGCCGGGCTGGACGTCGTGGCCGAGGGGGTGGAGACCGAGGCGCAGCGGGCGGTCCTGCTGTCGCTGGGCTGCCGCAGTGCGCAGGGGTACCTGTTCTCCCGGCCGGTGCTGGCGCAGGAGGTGACGGCGCTGCTGCTGGCCGGGTCGCTGCTGCCGGCCTGA
- a CDS encoding SRPBCC family protein produces MGQVVATAERVVRAPADVVRAALADYTTTRPAVLPEQYSEYRVTEGGTGAGTRVHWKLQATSKRVRLQDVVVTAGPDGALVESDSNSSMVTTWTVHPADAGVSTVRARTTWTGATGIGGFFERTFAPKGLARIHEALLEKLEHAVSAG; encoded by the coding sequence ATGGGTCAGGTCGTCGCCACAGCCGAACGCGTCGTGCGGGCACCGGCGGACGTCGTCCGCGCGGCACTCGCCGACTACACCACCACCCGCCCCGCGGTGCTGCCCGAGCAGTACAGCGAGTACCGCGTGACCGAGGGCGGCACCGGCGCCGGCACGCGCGTGCACTGGAAGCTGCAGGCGACGTCCAAGCGCGTGCGGCTGCAGGACGTCGTCGTCACCGCCGGCCCCGACGGCGCGCTCGTGGAGAGCGACAGCAACTCCTCGATGGTGACCACCTGGACGGTGCACCCGGCCGACGCCGGCGTGAGCACCGTGCGGGCGCGCACCACCTGGACCGGCGCGACCGGCATCGGCGGGTTCTTCGAGCGCACCTTCGCGCCCAAGGGCCTGGCCCGCATCCACGAGGCGCTGCTGGAGAAGCTGGAGCACGCGGTCTCCGCAGGCTGA
- a CDS encoding NAD-dependent protein deacetylase, whose translation MTAPATLAGVAELTDLLADGGALVLSGAGLSTDSGIPDYRGATGSLRRHTPMTYQTFTRDPRGRHRYWARSFVGWRQIGDARPNAGHRAVAALQQAGCVGEVITQNVDGLHQAGGARDVLELHGGLDRTVCLACGDVASRAALDVRLRAVNPGFRPEATDEVNPDGDVELPEEALDGFVMVDCLACGSGPLKPDVVFFGETVPRDRVDRCFALVEEARSLVVLGSSLTVMSGYRFVIAAAKRGIPVAIVNSGPTRGDAKATLRVDAPLGEVLPELARRLS comes from the coding sequence GTGACCGCACCCGCCACGCTCGCCGGCGTCGCCGAGCTCACCGACCTCCTCGCCGACGGCGGGGCACTGGTGCTCTCCGGCGCGGGGCTCTCGACCGACTCCGGCATCCCCGACTACCGCGGCGCCACCGGTTCGCTGCGCCGGCACACGCCGATGACCTACCAGACCTTCACCCGCGACCCGCGCGGCCGGCACCGCTACTGGGCGCGCAGCTTCGTGGGCTGGCGGCAGATCGGCGACGCCCGGCCCAACGCCGGCCACCGCGCCGTCGCCGCGCTGCAGCAGGCCGGGTGCGTCGGCGAGGTGATCACCCAGAACGTCGACGGGCTGCACCAGGCCGGCGGCGCCCGCGACGTCCTCGAGCTGCACGGCGGGCTCGACCGCACCGTCTGCCTGGCCTGCGGTGACGTGGCCTCCCGCGCCGCACTCGACGTCCGGCTGCGGGCGGTCAACCCCGGCTTCCGGCCGGAGGCCACCGACGAGGTCAACCCCGACGGCGACGTCGAGCTGCCCGAGGAGGCGCTCGACGGGTTCGTGATGGTCGACTGCCTGGCCTGCGGCAGCGGCCCGCTCAAGCCCGACGTCGTCTTCTTCGGCGAGACGGTGCCGCGCGACCGGGTCGACCGCTGCTTCGCCCTCGTCGAGGAGGCCCGGTCGCTGGTCGTGCTCGGCTCGTCGTTGACCGTGATGAGCGGCTACCGGTTCGTCATCGCCGCGGCCAAGCGCGGCATCCCGGTCGCGATCGTCAACTCGGGCCCGACCCGCGGCGACGCCAAGGCGACGCTGCGGGTCGACGCCCCGCTCGGCGAGGTGCTGCCCGAGCTGGCGCGCCGGCTGTCGTGA
- a CDS encoding biopolymer transporter Tol yields MTREVEHTEDGRWIVVDGRRWRTADPSLPEDVRAQLLHHLGVGRSGVRAARGDEAAVAAARARTQLAKTGLGERGTAWWDQSPDERQARWESALEQLDALGG; encoded by the coding sequence GTGACCCGCGAGGTCGAGCACACCGAGGACGGCCGCTGGATCGTCGTCGACGGACGGCGCTGGCGGACGGCGGACCCCTCGCTGCCCGAGGACGTGCGGGCGCAGCTGCTGCACCACCTGGGCGTGGGCCGCTCCGGCGTCCGCGCGGCCAGGGGCGACGAGGCCGCGGTGGCCGCTGCCCGGGCGCGGACGCAACTGGCCAAGACCGGACTGGGGGAGCGCGGCACCGCCTGGTGGGACCAGTCCCCGGACGAGCGGCAGGCCCGCTGGGAGTCGGCGCTGGAGCAGCTGGACGCCCTCGGCGGTTGA